From a region of the Clostridium beijerinckii genome:
- a CDS encoding restriction endonuclease subunit S: MNAQDLKNSILQLAIQGKLVEQRQEEGNAKELIKEIKAEKERLIKEKKIKKEKPLAEIAESDIPFEIPESWEWVRLGDCVSNKSGVSYKKDNLNLISQSMTRILRGGNILDLTYKFKSDDIMLDRSFVKSELLLNKNMLITPAVTSLEHIGKMARIEQDYTDVAVGGFVLMLIPHINIDVFSEFLLFALSSQYHRNLCRSITNKSGQAFYNLSREKLMAILVPIPPLEEQKRIVAKIEEIMPYIEKYGTAHSKLEIFNKKFPEDMQKSILQYAIQGKLVEQREEEGTAEELYKYIQEEKEKLIKEKKIKREKPLPEITEDEVPFEIPESWKWVRLDNISYKIGDIDHKMPPVVEGGYPYISPVNFTSNGIDYDNAKTIGKEDFDNLSKKIKPTRNDIIFPRYGTIGVVRMVETDREFLVSYSCCTIKNFQEYVLSQYIFYVLQSGLIKSEINRYINKTTQPNIGLASIKRFLIPLPPLAEQKRIVAKIEEMLPHCKQLVK, encoded by the coding sequence ATGAATGCACAGGATTTAAAAAACAGCATATTGCAATTAGCCATCCAAGGAAAGTTAGTTGAACAGAGACAAGAAGAAGGTAATGCTAAAGAATTAATAAAAGAGATAAAAGCTGAGAAGGAAAGGCTTATAAAAGAAAAGAAGATAAAGAAGGAAAAACCACTGGCAGAAATAGCTGAGAGCGATATACCTTTTGAGATTCCCGAGAGTTGGGAGTGGGTTAGACTTGGAGATTGTGTTTCGAATAAATCAGGAGTATCCTACAAAAAAGATAATCTTAATCTTATTTCTCAAAGTATGACTAGAATTTTAAGAGGTGGAAATATATTAGATTTAACATATAAATTTAAAAGCGACGATATTATGTTAGATAGGTCATTTGTGAAGAGTGAACTTTTATTGAACAAAAATATGTTGATTACACCAGCAGTAACCAGTTTGGAGCACATTGGGAAAATGGCTAGAATCGAACAAGACTACACAGATGTTGCAGTTGGTGGATTTGTATTAATGTTAATTCCTCATATAAATATTGATGTGTTTTCTGAATTTCTTCTTTTTGCATTAAGTTCGCAATATCATCGCAATTTATGTCGAAGTATTACTAATAAATCTGGGCAGGCATTTTATAATTTATCAAGAGAAAAATTAATGGCAATACTTGTCCCTATACCACCACTAGAAGAACAAAAGCGTATCGTGGCTAAGATAGAAGAGATAATGCCTTATATAGAAAAATACGGCACAGCTCATTCTAAATTAGAGATATTTAATAAAAAGTTCCCAGAGGATATGCAGAAGTCCATTTTGCAATACGCCATTCAAGGAAAGTTAGTGGAGCAAAGAGAGGAAGAGGGTACTGCCGAAGAACTTTATAAGTATATACAAGAAGAAAAAGAAAAGCTTATAAAGGAAAAGAAGATTAAAAGGGAAAAGCCACTCCCTGAAATTACTGAGGATGAGGTGCCTTTTGAGATTCCGGAGAGTTGGAAGTGGGTTAGGTTAGACAATATTTCATATAAAATAGGTGATATTGACCACAAAATGCCGCCAGTAGTAGAAGGTGGATATCCGTATATTTCACCGGTGAATTTCACTAGTAACGGTATAGATTATGATAATGCTAAGACGATAGGAAAGGAAGATTTTGATAACCTATCAAAAAAGATTAAGCCTACAAGAAATGATATAATATTTCCGAGGTACGGTACAATTGGTGTTGTAAGAATGGTTGAAACTGATAGAGAATTTTTAGTTTCTTATTCATGCTGTACAATTAAAAATTTTCAAGAATATGTTCTTTCACAATATATTTTTTATGTTCTACAAAGTGGTTTGATAAAAAGTGAAATTAATAGATATATAAATAAAACGACCCAACCTAATATAGGATTAGCATCTATAAAGAGGTTTTTAATCCCACTTCCACCATTAGCAGAACAAAAACGTATCGTAGCCAAGATAGAAGAAATGCTGCCTCACTGCAAACAGTTAGTAAAGTAG
- a CDS encoding Uma2 family endonuclease, which produces MYAKNMHYTEDDFENIQANYNGKAEYSNGYIVLSSNTSIEHNKIISRLNFKLMMFLDKSKCDVYTESIEIIFKNNEEVYKYKPDVFVMCEESTRQGESFTSAPKIVFEVISKSTASHDYITKLDVYQRFGVLEYNLVEQEGYIVQYSLINNQYKITNVFKNNDDYISTVFPDMSINLEDIFKA; this is translated from the coding sequence ATGTATGCTAAGAATATGCACTACACAGAAGATGATTTTGAAAATATTCAGGCAAATTATAATGGTAAAGCTGAATATAGTAACGGATATATTGTATTATCATCTAATACTTCCATTGAACATAATAAAATAATATCAAGACTAAATTTTAAATTAATGATGTTTCTTGATAAAAGTAAATGCGATGTATATACAGAGTCTATTGAAATAATTTTTAAAAATAATGAAGAAGTGTACAAATATAAACCAGATGTATTTGTAATGTGTGAAGAATCTACTAGGCAAGGTGAAAGTTTCACATCAGCTCCAAAGATTGTATTTGAAGTTATTTCAAAAAGCACTGCATCCCATGACTATATAACAAAGTTAGATGTTTATCAAAGATTTGGTGTTCTTGAATATAATCTAGTTGAACAAGAAGGCTATATAGTACAATATTCATTAATAAATAATCAGTATAAAATAACAAATGTCTTTAAAAATAATGATGATTATATAAGCACAGTTTTTCCAGATATGTCTATAAATCTAGAAGATATATTCAAGGCATAA
- a CDS encoding HsdM family class I SAM-dependent methyltransferase, whose translation MAITNFVKRIQDVMRNDAGINGDAQRIEQIVWILFLKIYDAKEEAWELYDDNYKSIIPDGLKWRDWAVDEKDGEALTGDNLLDFVNNKLFPALKNIEIDEETPMSKVIVKYAFEDANNYQKDGVLLRQVVNIIDEIDFTEYEERHAFGTIYESFLKDLQSAGNAGEFYTPRAVTDFMVEVIKPVLGEKIGDFACGTGGFLVSALNSLEKQIGNSLENREIYNNSVYGVEKKALPHILCITNMLLHDIDNPNIIHGNTLETDYKEYRKMEQFDVVLMNPPYGGNEKDSVKVNFPSDLRSSETADLFMNIIMFRLKKNGRCGIILPDGFLFGTDNAKVNIKKKLFSEFNLHTVIRLPHSVFAPYTSITTNILFFDNTHKTEETWFYRLDMPEGYKNFSKTKPMKLEHFEPAITWWNNREEIEVDGFPKAKKYTVKEIEDLNYNIDLCGLPHAEELILEPMELIHQYQEKRASLNAEIDHVLEQITSMLGGNL comes from the coding sequence ATGGCAATAACAAATTTTGTTAAAAGAATTCAAGATGTTATGAGAAACGATGCAGGGATCAATGGTGATGCCCAAAGAATAGAGCAGATTGTCTGGATTCTATTTTTAAAAATATATGATGCAAAGGAAGAAGCATGGGAATTATATGATGATAATTACAAATCAATTATTCCAGATGGCTTAAAGTGGAGAGACTGGGCTGTGGATGAAAAAGATGGAGAAGCACTTACAGGCGATAATCTACTTGATTTTGTAAACAATAAACTATTCCCGGCTCTAAAAAATATTGAAATAGATGAAGAAACACCAATGAGTAAGGTTATTGTAAAATATGCATTTGAAGATGCTAATAACTATCAAAAAGATGGGGTACTCCTTAGACAAGTGGTAAATATCATTGATGAAATTGATTTTACAGAATATGAGGAACGTCATGCTTTTGGTACGATTTATGAATCATTCCTAAAAGATCTTCAAAGTGCAGGAAATGCAGGAGAATTTTATACACCAAGAGCAGTAACAGATTTTATGGTAGAGGTTATAAAGCCAGTTTTAGGTGAAAAGATAGGAGACTTTGCCTGTGGTACCGGAGGATTTTTAGTTTCTGCTTTAAATTCTTTAGAAAAGCAAATTGGAAATTCCCTTGAAAATAGAGAAATATATAATAATTCCGTTTATGGAGTGGAGAAAAAGGCACTTCCACATATTTTATGTATAACCAATATGCTCTTACACGATATTGATAATCCTAATATAATCCATGGAAATACTCTAGAAACAGATTATAAAGAATATAGAAAAATGGAACAATTCGATGTGGTCCTTATGAATCCACCTTATGGGGGAAATGAAAAAGACAGTGTAAAGGTTAATTTTCCAAGTGATTTAAGAAGCTCTGAAACTGCTGATTTATTCATGAATATCATTATGTTTAGATTAAAGAAAAATGGTAGATGCGGTATCATCCTTCCAGATGGATTCTTATTTGGTACAGATAATGCAAAAGTAAATATCAAGAAGAAATTATTTAGTGAGTTCAATTTACATACAGTTATCAGACTACCTCATAGTGTATTTGCTCCATATACATCAATTACAACAAATATACTATTTTTTGATAACACACATAAAACAGAAGAAACATGGTTTTATAGATTAGATATGCCAGAAGGTTATAAGAACTTTTCAAAGACAAAACCAATGAAGTTAGAGCATTTTGAACCAGCAATAACTTGGTGGAATAACAGAGAAGAAATAGAAGTAGACGGATTCCCAAAAGCGAAGAAGTACACAGTTAAAGAGATAGAAGACTTAAATTATAATATAGATTTATGTGGCTTACCACACGCAGAAGAACTGATTTTAGAGCCAATGGAGCTCATACATCAGTATCAAGAAAAAAGAGCATCACTAAATGCTGAAATAGACCATGTGCTAGAGCAGATTACATCTATGCTTGGAGGTAATTTGTAG